The genomic window ACAAGCCCTATACGCACGACAACCTGTTCCACACCGCTCTAGGTGTAATGGACGTGCTGTCGCCGACCTACAAGCCGGCGCTCGACATGTTCGCTGCCTGTCGCGCGCCTGCGACCTGAGGCGTTATTTCTTCTCGCGTGGCAAGCGGCCCATCATGAAGAACTCGTTGTTCGGCTGCATGCCGCTGAAGCTGGCCATGCGGTTGCTCAGGCCGAAGAACGAGGTGATCGCGGCGATGTCCCAGATGTCTTCGTCGTCGAAGCCGTGGGCATGCAACGCGGCGAAGTCGGCTTCCTCGATTTCGTGCGAGCGGTCGCAGATCTTCATCGCGAAGTCGAGCATGGCGCGTTGACGCGGTGTGATGTCGGCCTTGCGGTAGTTGACTGCCACCTGGTCCGCGACCAGCGGCTTCTTTTCGTAGATGCGCAGCAAGGCGCCGTGCGCCACCACGCAGTAGAGGCACTGGTTGGCAGCGCTGGTGGTGG from Variovorax sp. PAMC28562 includes these protein-coding regions:
- a CDS encoding peroxidase-related enzyme (This protein belongs to a clade of uncharacterized proteins related to peroxidases such as the alkylhydroperoxidase AhpD.), whose protein sequence is MTTRYPLAELKDLPDDIRTAVLAVQEKAGFVPNVFLALARRPAEWRAFFAYHDALMLKEEGSLTKGDREMIVTTTSAANQCLYCVVAHGALLRIYEKKPLVADQVAVNYRKADITPRQRAMLDFAMKICDRSHEIEEADFAALHAHGFDDEDIWDIAAITSFFGLSNRMASFSGMQPNNEFFMMGRLPREKK